The following is a genomic window from Dehalococcoidia bacterium.
GATTGCAGGGAGCGGCTATGTTAACCTGTATGTAGTGGCAGTTAAGTTCCCAGTTGACGAGTAAGCTGTGGCACCTCAGCCGTAATCGGGCAAGTGGCATCCCGCGACTAAATCTAGTTAAAAGCAAATTTAGCTTGAATAACTAAATAAGAGAGAAGGGGGTGATAGCTTTCAGTAGTAGAGTAATTTTAGCCAACCAAAATCTAAGTAAAGGAGTTTTTTCAATGAGAAAGAAAGTATTATTAATCCCGCTGGCATTGTTGTTAATCGTGAGTTTGCTTGCCTGTGCAGCTCCGGCACCAGCGCCTGCCCCAGCCCCGGCTCCTGCGCCGGCTCCTGCACCAGCCCCTGCCCCGGCACCGGCGCCCGCGCCAGCTCCGGCACCGGCCCCAGCTCCCGCTCCAGCGCCCGCTCCAGCAGAACCCGCGGAGGTAATTACTTGGAAGTACCAGGGACATCCTCCGGTTGCCGACCGTTATCACGAGGTAGTGAAGCGTGCCGCGGCCAAGATTACCACCATGAGCAACGGGCGCTTAGTCGTTGAACCCTATGCCGGTGGTGCTATCTATCCAGCGACTGAAGAGCTGTATGGGGTAGATGCCGGTATCCTTGAAATGGGGCTGGCCTGCCCGATGTATAACCTGGACAAGTTTCCCCAAGCTAGTCTCTTTGATATGATGTCTGGTGGGCTGACGCCTCTCCAGATGTTTTTGTGGCACATAAGAGGGGGAGGCGACGAGCTGGCGGCACGGATGTGGGAGCCGGCTTTGAACGTGAAGTATATCGCTTCTGGCGGTCATCTTCCTCCAGAGATATGGTGCCACTCCAACAGGGAGCTAAAGACCCCGGCGGACATTGAAGGGTTAAAGATGCGCTGCGCTGGTGAAGGCGGGGAAATTCTCGCCAGGATGGGCGCCGCGACAGTCTACTTCCCGGGTGCCGAACTCTATGAATCCATGCAGCGTGGCGTCATCGACGCTTTTGAATATGCTTCGCCATCCTTAAACTGGGGTATGGGCTTCCAGGAAGTAGCTGACTATCTTTACATCTCGCCATCCCGCGCCCCGACCGATTGTGGTCACGTCTGGGTGAACCGAGATGTCTGGGAGGAGATTACCCCTGACCTTCAGATGATAGTCGAGGAGGCAGTGCGAACGACCGGATTCGACTATTATGCCGAGACAGTAGTTTTGGATGACGAGTTTCTGGTCAACTTCATAGACTATGGCGTTGAGGTTCTACTCCTTCCAAAAAGTATAGAAGACGAGATCCTTAAAGTAGCCTTTGCATACTACGATGAGAAGTGTGCGGAGGACCCCTTCTATGCCGAGATAGTAGAATCCATGCGTGCTTTCAAAGCCATTTGCGACAAGCAGGACGTTCGCTAAGTCGGAGTGTCTCAACGAACCACGCTGGCTGAGTAGATGCTAGGGTTGTCCCGCTTCGAGAAAACCCTCGGGGCGGGACAACAATGAATGATGAGAACGATAGTAAGAGTTATTGATTCCATTAATGAATGGACGGGAAAGACCATACGGTGGGCTTGTGTAGTCCTGGTTTTGGTGCTTTGCTATGAGGTCACCGTCAGATATGTCTTCAATGCGCCAACGATATGGGCACATCAAACCTCATGTATGCTTGGCGGAACCATCGTGGCTCTGGGCTGGGCGTATACCCACCTTCACCACGGCCATGTGAGAGTTGATGTTTTTTACACGCACCTGTCGCCTAGAGGGAAGGCAATCATCGATGTCCTCTGTGCCTTTTTCCTTCTTTTCCCGTTGCTCGCTATACTTATATACACTGCGGCTGAGTTCATGTGGGTCGCCTGGTCAAGGGGTGAGGTACTAATTGAGAGTTACTGGTACCCACCATCTGGTCCAATCAGAACAGTAATGCTTCTGGGATTGTGTCTGTTTGCTCTTCAGGGTGTGGCTCAATTCATTCGTGATTTATCCCTGCTGGTAAGGAATAAACCGCTATGATTGATTTAAGCCCAGAGATTGTAACCATAATCATGCTCGGTGGGGTTCTGGTGGGAGTCTTAATCGGTTATCCCTTGGCTATCCCGGTGGGTGCTGTGGGCTTAATCATGGGCTTTCTACTATTTGGAACCGGGGTATTTGACCTACTCTATGCGCGTCTCTTTAAGCTGGTACACAGCTATGTCCTTTTAGCCATCCCCCTGTTTGTTTTTATGGGGGTTATGCTGGAACGCTCAGGGATCACCGAAAGAATGTATGCAGCATTATACCTCTGGCTCAGCGGGTTCAGGGGTGGCCTGGCGATAATCACCGTGTTAATCGGCACCATACTTGCCGCCTGTGTCGGCATAATTGGCGCCTCGGTCACCATGCTGGCGCTTCTTGCCCTTCCCTCCATGATAAAGCGAGGCTATAGCAAAAGTTTAGCCAGCGGCTCCGTCTGTGCTGGTGGCACTCTGGGTATTCTTATTCCCCCCAGTATTATGCTGGTCATTTTCGGGCCAATGGCTGGCATCTCAGTGGGAAAGCTGTTTATGGCTGCCTTTATCCCTGGTCTCGTCCTCTCTGGTTTATACATAACCTATATTGCCGTTCGTTGCTTCTTCCAAACCAAAATAGCTCCAGCAGTGCCCGTTGAAGAAAGAGCCGTCCCCTTCTTGAAGAAAACGGCTACGCTTGTTGCTTCTCTGGTTCCGCCTGGGTTACTTATCTTGGCCGTGCTGGGCAGTATTTTTTTCGGGATAGCACCTCCCACCGAAGCCGCCGCGGTAGGTGCCCTCGCCGCTACCATCTTGACGATCGCCTACCGCCGGTTTAGCTTTGAAGTCCTCAGCGATACGGCACTGCAGACACTCAAGGTCACCAGTATGATCCTCCTCATCGGTGGATTATCTTTCGCTTTCGTCGGTGTATTTATCCCGGCTGGGGGTGCAAAAGTAGTGGAGGCAGTCATTATGGGTACCCCAGGTGGATACTGGGGTGCCTTTGCTATGGTCATGTTCATAATCTTCCTTCTGGGATTTTTCATTGATTGGATAGGTATCATCTTTATCATGGTTCCCATACTAGCCCCCATTGCGCCTGCTCTTGGTTTTGACCCCCTCTGGTTTGGGATGATGATTATCATTAACCTTCAAATGTCCTTCATGACACCCCCATTCGCTGCGGCCATATTCTATCTCCGAGGTTCGGCACCGCCAGAGTTGGGAGTGACCATGGGAGATATCATCCGGGGAGTATTTCCGTTCGTTGGTCTTATCATGATTGGACTTAGCTTGTGCGTCGCTTTCCCTCAAATAATCCTCTGGCTGCCAGCACAGATGATAAAGTAGCGAGGTGACTATTGACATAGGTTAACTTGATGGGCGGGCTCTGCCAGGGGAAACTGGGGTGCCAGGGGTTACTCAATTCCCACTGGCTTAAATTATCCTCCTCCCCTCCCGTGTGGTGCCTCAGCCGTAATCGGGCAAGTGGCATCCCGCCGGAAAGAAAAGAAAACGCAGGAGGTGAAAGGATGAAAACTGACCTATTAAAGGAAAAAGTCGACTCGCTTGGTTTTGATCTGTTTGGCATCGCCGACCCGATGAGTCCGATACTTCAAAGGGCACCGGAGGGACGCAGGCCCCAAGATTACCTGCCCACAGTGAAGTCCGTCATTGCTCTCGGGATGAGGCTGATTGACCCAGTACTTCAAACGACGCCGAGTGGCATCTACAGCAAGCACTATGATACCGTCAATGAGGCACTGAACTCGGGCGCCTACCAGCTGGTCAAATGGCTGGAGGATAAGGGCTACCGAAGTATGACCTTTCCTGAAACAGACAGCTACGGCATTCTCTGGGAACAGTATAATGCGGGTTACGAAGTCTTTGTGCCTTGCTTCAATCATATGGGTGCGGCTGTGTCAGCAGGATTGGGGAGGATGGGCACCTGCGGGGTCGTTCTAAATCCGCAGTACGGGCCGAGGCAGAGGTGGATCAGCGTCATCTCTGAGGCCCCCTTGAACTCCGGCAGGGAGACGGAGGAAGAGGTCTGCTTGGAGAAACGGGTACCAGGTAGTTGCCGCAAGTGCGTTGACGCCTGCCCTGTACAAGCCGTAAACCTTAGCGGTAAAACCAATGTCAGAAAATGCTGGATTAACTGGACTGGTCTACGTGATAAGGGCTTAGCCTGTGGCGTTTGCATTAAAGTTTGCCCGGTGGGGAGATAATCTTTAGGGAATTAAAACGGTATAAACGCTATAAAGGACAAAAAAGGGGCCGGGGATTTGAACCCCCGACCTCTTCTTACTTCCTCAGCCCCCGCCGGCTGCCGGCCGCCTTATGTATGTATCTATCTATCCCGTGGGACCCGTCGCATCACTCTTTAAGAATCTCCTCGAGCAGCTTTCTTAGTGTATCATCCAGGTATAACCCTGTCTCTTTTCCGTTCCCCCTTTTCAGTATTACACCGCGCAATGCCCAGCTCAGCTGGATCAGATTCCAGTCCTCCTTGGCTATGGCAGCCCACAATTTCTCATCTCTCCTGGATATCTTGGCAGCTGCTGCCAGGCGGGCGGCCGATTCTAATATCAGGCCTACTACCTTTTCAAAGTCCACTTTCTTTCACCTCCTTTTATTTTGGGCGGCCCCCGTCCGGACCCGGGAGTAACAAAGGGGATTGAAACAACCCTGGG
Proteins encoded in this region:
- a CDS encoding TRAP transporter large permease subunit gives rise to the protein MIDLSPEIVTIIMLGGVLVGVLIGYPLAIPVGAVGLIMGFLLFGTGVFDLLYARLFKLVHSYVLLAIPLFVFMGVMLERSGITERMYAALYLWLSGFRGGLAIITVLIGTILAACVGIIGASVTMLALLALPSMIKRGYSKSLASGSVCAGGTLGILIPPSIMLVIFGPMAGISVGKLFMAAFIPGLVLSGLYITYIAVRCFFQTKIAPAVPVEERAVPFLKKTATLVASLVPPGLLILAVLGSIFFGIAPPTEAAAVGALAATILTIAYRRFSFEVLSDTALQTLKVTSMILLIGGLSFAFVGVFIPAGGAKVVEAVIMGTPGGYWGAFAMVMFIIFLLGFFIDWIGIIFIMVPILAPIAPALGFDPLWFGMMIIINLQMSFMTPPFAAAIFYLRGSAPPELGVTMGDIIRGVFPFVGLIMIGLSLCVAFPQIILWLPAQMIK
- a CDS encoding 4Fe-4S dicluster domain-containing protein → MKTDLLKEKVDSLGFDLFGIADPMSPILQRAPEGRRPQDYLPTVKSVIALGMRLIDPVLQTTPSGIYSKHYDTVNEALNSGAYQLVKWLEDKGYRSMTFPETDSYGILWEQYNAGYEVFVPCFNHMGAAVSAGLGRMGTCGVVLNPQYGPRQRWISVISEAPLNSGRETEEEVCLEKRVPGSCRKCVDACPVQAVNLSGKTNVRKCWINWTGLRDKGLACGVCIKVCPVGR
- a CDS encoding TRAP transporter small permease subunit — protein: MMRTIVRVIDSINEWTGKTIRWACVVLVLVLCYEVTVRYVFNAPTIWAHQTSCMLGGTIVALGWAYTHLHHGHVRVDVFYTHLSPRGKAIIDVLCAFFLLFPLLAILIYTAAEFMWVAWSRGEVLIESYWYPPSGPIRTVMLLGLCLFALQGVAQFIRDLSLLVRNKPL
- the dctP gene encoding TRAP transporter substrate-binding protein DctP, with amino-acid sequence MTWKYQGHPPVADRYHEVVKRAAAKITTMSNGRLVVEPYAGGAIYPATEELYGVDAGILEMGLACPMYNLDKFPQASLFDMMSGGLTPLQMFLWHIRGGGDELAARMWEPALNVKYIASGGHLPPEIWCHSNRELKTPADIEGLKMRCAGEGGEILARMGAATVYFPGAELYESMQRGVIDAFEYASPSLNWGMGFQEVADYLYISPSRAPTDCGHVWVNRDVWEEITPDLQMIVEEAVRTTGFDYYAETVVLDDEFLVNFIDYGVEVLLLPKSIEDEILKVAFAYYDEKCAEDPFYAEIVESMRAFKAICDKQDVR